From the genome of Campylobacter concisus:
TGCTCTACTAGCATTCATAGACTCCATGACATCAGGCCCTCTAAAGACTCTTGCATAGCTTGCAAAAGCGTTAAGACCTTTAAGTATCTCATAATCAAGTGCAAGTGCTGGGGTAAATTCATTGTATTTATAAGTGTAGCTCTTTACATTTCCGGCTCTACCATCGTAGCTTTTTAGCTCGTGATGAGTGTATCTGATGCCAGGAGTAACGGTTAGTGAGCTAAAATTTAGCGCATCTTCTGCGTAGATAGAGTAGTTATTTACCTTTTCTGGGTAGTGATTGTCTGGTTTGTTGAAATTTTTACTTTGGTAAAACTCAGCGCCATATCTAAAAGTCTGCGTCAAAGCGCCGGTCTCGACTATACTCTTAGCCTTTGCATTTATGCCGTTTGTTTTTACGCCTAAAATTTTTAAGACCGGGTCATCTTTTTTATGCTCGGTATTGTATACCGTTACATCTAAATTTAGAAGATTGCTTGGTTTGTACTCGTATTTTAGCGTTGTAGTATCACGTTCATATTTTCGGTTATCAACAGGAAATCGACCAGTATACCAGCTGCCAAACTCGGCTCTCATTGGATACATGCCTTTAAATTCATTATGTTCTCTTGAGATAGAAATTCTATGTGCATCAAGGAAGCTATAACCAAGCTTTAAAAGATAGCTAAGATCGTTTCCGTCGCCGCCTATCTTTCTTTTGTTGCCGCTTTTGCCGTAGTCGTAGCCCTTGTGATTAATAGCTGCTATAAAATCAAGCCCTTCAACTGGAGTAGTAAATAGCATAAGACCTTGTGAAAATTCGCTGTTATTTGAGGCGTATCCTGTCTTTATCTTTGCGCCTATGATCTCACCATCATTAAGCAAGTCTTTTGCATCGACCGTTTTAAAGGCGACTGAACCGCCAAGCGCACCCGAGCCGTTTACCACTGATCTTGAGCCAACCTCGACATCAACAGCTTTTATAAGATCTGGATCGATCAGCAAGTCGGCATTGTGGTGAAAGGTATTTCCGTTTTGTTTTGCGCCATCTATCGTGATATTTAGACCGCGGTCGCTAACGCCCCTCATGTAAATTTTTTGATTCATGCCGTTTGTTCCGCCTACGTAAACCCCAGGGATATCTCTCATCACGTCTTTTACTAGGCTAGCATTTCTAGTTGAAATTTTGATGTCATCAACGCCGTATCCGCCACTACTACTTGTTACCTCAACTCCGCTTAATACGCTCTCGTCTGCCCCGTTTGCACAAACTGCTATGCTTGCTGCAAGAGAGAGTTTAAATAAGCTTTTAAATCTCATATTTCCTCCTAATTTGGTTATTAAAATTACTATTTTAATTTTATAGCACAATTTTGAGATTGAATATTATAATTTTAAGTATAAATTTTGGATAAATTTTTGAGTTTTTTGGCAAAAATATAAACTATTTTTAAATTCTAATTATCTAATAAATTAATTAGATATCGAAATAAAGGATAAAATTATATGATTTTATCAAGGTAGTAAATAAGGTTAATTTTTAATAGAAAAAGTCTTATAAGTATAAAAATTCTTAAATTTTGTAGATAATTTTTATCAAGAAAAGCTTAAGAAATCTAAAATAAATTTTGCTTTTTAATGCTCAGAATTGTTTTTATAAACACTCTTAAGTAGATTATGAAAAAAAATTATAAATTTTAAATAAGATAGAGCAAAACTCTTGGATCTACTGGAAGTATTATATAAATTTACTAGACACCCTTGAAGGCAAAAATGAAATATTAATTCACATAAATATCATCTTTTTTAAAGTCTTTTAGTCTTAAACTTATGTCGACGCCTTGCCAAAGTATCGGCAGTAGTACAAATATCATCCTATCAAGGCTAAAATTTCTTACATCCTCAGGCCAGCCATCCTAGTGATAAAGCTTGTAAAATTTAGATATATCGCCACAAAGCACCCAGTATAAAAACTACGAGTAGCCAAGCTACGTATCCTCCCATTTGCCGCTATCTGGCACGCAGTAAAAGACATTGCCAGCTTTGCCGCCAAAGACACCGCTGTTTATAGCGAAAATTTTACACAAAACATCGTTTGCCACGAGCAAATTGCTAGGCATCTGCCCTATCTCACTAAAGCTTTTGTCAAGGTTAAAGCTATAAATTCCACGCTTTATCTGCTCGCATCCTGAACCAAGTAGGCGCGGCCAACCACCTCACAATGTTGCTACACTCATAAACAAGCGCTCCCATATGCGAGCGAGTAGTTACTTGAAGTCCTAAAAGCTCGCTTTGCACCATGCTTTCATCAAGAGACAAAATTTCATTAGCCTCTTTTAGCCATTCCTTGATCAGTGCCCAGCCTAGCCTATTGCGTCTATAAGCTCATCTAAAGCTCATTTTGTATGCCCTTGCGGTAAATTTGGTGAAATTTTAAAGAATAATTTGGCGAGTCGCCCCGCCAAAAAATTGTATTAATAGATTATTTTGCGTCCCAAGCTAGGATCGTGTTACCTTCGGCGTCGGTAGCCACGTCGCCCATGCCCATGATGTTATAGCCGCAGTCTACGTAGTGAACTTCGCCTGTTACACCGCTAGCTAGGTCACTAAGCAGATACATAGCACTGTTACCGACATCTTCAGTCGTGACGTTGCGTTTTAGCGGGCTATTTACTTCGTTATAGCGTAAAATCATCCTAAAATCGCCTATACCGCTTGCAGCAAGCGTTTTGATAGGGCCTGCACTGATTGCATTTACGCGGATATTTTTAGCACCAAGGTCGTGCGCTAGGTAGCGAACCGAGCTTTCAAGTGCTGCTTTAGCAACGCCCATTACGTTGTAGTGTGGCACAAATTTTGGTCCACCAAGGTATGTAAGAGTAAGCACCGAGCCACCCTCTTTTAGCACTGGCAAAACCGCACGAGTAAGGCTTAGTAGCGAATAAACACTAGTACCCATCGCTATATCAAAGGCTTCTTTGCTCGTGTTTACAAACTCACCCTCAAGCGCTTCTTTTGGTGCGTAAGCCACTGCATGCACAACAAAATCGATCTCGCCAAGGTCTTTTTTGATTTGACCAGCAAGCCCATCTAAATGTGCCTGATTATTCACATCAAGTTCGTAAACAAATTTGCTACCAAACTCCTCTGCGATCGGCTCTACGCGCTTTTTAAGAGCGTCATTTAGATATGTAAATGCCATCTGCGCACCTTGATCGCAGCAAGCTTTTGCAATGCCATAAGCTATTGACTTAGCGTTAGCAACGCCGATGATTAGACCTTTTTTACCTTTTAGTATCATTTGTTCTCCTTTTTATTAAAGCTACTTAACTTTTTCTGCTTCACAAGCTTACAGCTACAAGCAGAGTTATTTATCTTTCATTAAAAATTTAAAAGCAATACTCACAAACTATATGCTTACTCTGTTTATTTTTAAATTTTGCCTTGACTAAGCGAAAAATCCTGCGCAATTTGACTTAAAATTCTATAAATTAAAATTCGCGAAATCTCGCGAAAACGCCAAATTTGAAACCAAATTGGATAGCGACAGTATCGCAAAGCTAGACTAGGCGACTTAAAATTTTGCGACGGGAGTTACCACGCAGGTAATGACCGAGCAAAATTTTAAGACAACGAAGTATAGCGATGCGAGACAACGCGTATAAGCTCCAAAAACTTCGTCGCGTCCCAGCTCGCCGTGCCTACTAGTACTCCGTCACAGTTCGCTATACCAGCTATCCCGCCGATATTTGCGGTATTTACACTTCCGCCGTAAAGCAGCGGCGCGCTCGTCTGCTCGCGGATGAAATTTAAAACATTCTCTATCTGCTCCGTGCTCGCACTCTTGCCCGTACCTATCGCCCACACGGGCTCGTAGGCGATCAGTAGCCGCTCGTAGCCAAGGTCGATATTTTTCAGCTGCTCCGCCAAAAACTCCTTCGTACCGCCAGCTTCGTTCACGCTCAAATTTTCGCCGATGCAGTAGACGATCTGCCAGCCCGCTTTTACGGCGAAGTCAAATTTAGCTCGCAAAAGCTCCTCGCTCTCGCCCAGCTCACGCCGTTCGGAGTGTCCGATCAGTACACTTTTTACGCCAAACTCGTCCAGCATCGCCTTGCCGATCTCGCCGGTGTGAGCGCCGCTTTCGCACGGGTA
Proteins encoded in this window:
- a CDS encoding TonB-dependent receptor domain-containing protein is translated as MRFKSLFKLSLAASIAVCANGADESVLSGVEVTSSSGGYGVDDIKISTRNASLVKDVMRDIPGVYVGGTNGMNQKIYMRGVSDRGLNITIDGAKQNGNTFHHNADLLIDPDLIKAVDVEVGSRSVVNGSGALGGSVAFKTVDAKDLLNDGEIIGAKIKTGYASNNSEFSQGLMLFTTPVEGLDFIAAINHKGYDYGKSGNKRKIGGDGNDLSYLLKLGYSFLDAHRISISREHNEFKGMYPMRAEFGSWYTGRFPVDNRKYERDTTTLKYEYKPSNLLNLDVTVYNTEHKKDDPVLKILGVKTNGINAKAKSIVETGALTQTFRYGAEFYQSKNFNKPDNHYPEKVNNYSIYAEDALNFSSLTVTPGIRYTHHELKSYDGRAGNVKSYTYKYNEFTPALALDYEILKGLNAFASYARVFRGPDVMESMNASRAENFEANKDLKATTGNSYETGLKYHGDINEASSYSLSAKYFMTKYKNLIVDNGSYVTGTPPITISRRINAGGADISGVELLARLNLDALSLAASYTHQKVKYKDRVAKASGGYYTSNVIGYRDQGDKYTFNAEYAFSSIDTLIGYNLIYFASKNTISAGDSENAKIPSYAVSDIYASYTPSSGKFKGLEINAGIYNLFNKTYASQSQRMADYTGNPDYVDWEPGRNFKVNVSYKF
- a CDS encoding triose-phosphate isomerase — protein: MRFLANLKCNHTRASFAKYAEILDANLSANDDVTVFPPFSALDGAAHKFKLGAQNFYPCESGAHTGEIGKAMLDEFGVKSVLIGHSERRELGESEELLRAKFDFAVKAGWQIVYCIGENLSVNEAGGTKEFLAEQLKNIDLGYERLLIAYEPVWAIGTGKSASTEQIENVLNFIREQTSAPLLYGGSVNTANIGGIAGIANCDGVLVGTASWDATKFLELIRVVSHRYTSLS
- a CDS encoding DUF2625 family protein: MSLDESMVQSELLGLQVTTRSHMGALVYECSNIVRWLAAPTWFRMRADKAWNL
- the fabI gene encoding enoyl-ACP reductase FabI, with amino-acid sequence MILKGKKGLIIGVANAKSIAYGIAKACCDQGAQMAFTYLNDALKKRVEPIAEEFGSKFVYELDVNNQAHLDGLAGQIKKDLGEIDFVVHAVAYAPKEALEGEFVNTSKEAFDIAMGTSVYSLLSLTRAVLPVLKEGGSVLTLTYLGGPKFVPHYNVMGVAKAALESSVRYLAHDLGAKNIRVNAISAGPIKTLAASGIGDFRMILRYNEVNSPLKRNVTTEDVGNSAMYLLSDLASGVTGEVHYVDCGYNIMGMGDVATDAEGNTILAWDAK